The following coding sequences are from one Triticum dicoccoides isolate Atlit2015 ecotype Zavitan chromosome 4A, WEW_v2.0, whole genome shotgun sequence window:
- the LOC119283694 gene encoding uncharacterized protein LOC119283694 has protein sequence MLSLHRFDRRNNQDISDWANKHRAWIEIWNQRDTLVQSENRPHNQSAYQKYQVWYADRYRLKLKPGWTHEEWSELVSEDPETAEGYHTFNTAVRDTRGAHVDYAPMHDEMGRELLLCVNDANVALSHPAGGALSERTLRSTMEKFKKRFHKMAAMLSCHGAKSSDVYAPGSRAARANKRRYVQNEEDIEEEVNEEEPAHQEEPTHHDEHEEPDARILGVWLYVRGPDARVLGVWMYVRGPNARVLGVWQSTDTRNRVKQGSQTPGSLASGPGADNAFSLVVLSFHL, from the exons atgctatctctgcatcg GTTCGATCGAAGGAACAATCAGGATATATCGGATTGGGCAAACAAACACCGTGCGTGGATAGAAATTTGGAATCAAAGAGACACGTTAGTGCAATCAGAGAATAGACCTCACAATCAGTCAGCATATCAGAAGTATCAAGTGTGGTATGCGGATCGTTACCGGTTAAAGCTGAAGCCAGGTTGGACTCACGAGGAGTGGTCGGAGTTggtgtctgaagacccggagactgcagaaggttatcataccttcaacacggctgtgagagacaccagaggggctcaTGTTGACTACGCACCGATGCATGACGAAATG GGCAGAGAGTTGCTTCTGTGCGTCAACGATGCCAATGTTGCACTGAGTCATCCAGCTGGTGGTGCATTATCTGAGAGGACTCTTAGGAGCACGATGGAG AAGTTCAAGAAGCGGTTTCATAAGATGGCAGCTATGCTTTCTTGCCATGGTGCTAAGTCCAGTGACGTGTATGCACCAGGTAGCCGCGCCGCCAGAGCTAATAAACGGCGTTATGTCCAGAACGAAGAGGACATAGAGGAGGAGGTCAATGAAGAGGAGCCAGCACATCAAGAGGAGCCAACACATCATGATGAGCATGA GGAGCCAGACGCCAGGATTCTTGGCGTCTGGCTGTATGTCaggggaccagacgccagggtccttggcgtctggatgTATGTTAGGGGACcaaacgccagggtccttggcgtctggcagtCTACTGACACCAGAAACAGGGTAAAGCAGgggagccagacgccagggtccttggcgtctggtccTGGTGCAGACAATGCTTTTTCACTTGTAGTTTTGTCTTTTCACTTGTAG
- the LOC119283695 gene encoding serine/threonine-protein phosphatase 7 long form homolog has product MADGDGPWYDGLIDEWDKEHRARAIENGQVVVAMRMRGHSADDFDYDPRYEPYIRRLGLLPFVLQFKRRAPPVNHAALTALVDRWRPETHSFHLPCGEMTMTLQDMAMISGLPINGQAVTGRVSVGNWRERTADLIGVQPEGPQEGKADTAKVRHS; this is encoded by the exons ATGGCGGATGGTGATGGACCTTGGTATGACGGATTAATCGAtgagtgggataaggagcatcgtgctcgTGCCATTGAAAATGGACAG GTTGTAGTTgctatgcgcatgaggggtcattCCGCTGATGACTTTGATTACGACCCGCGGTATGAGCCTTACATTCGGAGATTGGGTCTTCTCCCATTCGTGTTGCAGTTTAAGCGACGCGCTCCGCCGGTGAACCACGCGGCGCTGACCGCACTTGTGGATCGTTGGAGGCCGGAGACTCACTCCTTCCACCTTCCATGTGGGGAGATGACGATGACCCTACAGGACATGGCTATGATAAGCGGCCTTCCTATCAATGGACAAGCTGTTACCGGTCGTGTCAGCGTGGGTAATTGGCGAGAACGGACTGCCGATTTAATTGGCGTTCAGCCCGAGGGCCCCCAGGAAGGCAAGGCCGATACAGCGAAAGTGAGGCATTCTTGA